A window of the Tiliqua scincoides isolate rTilSci1 chromosome 5, rTilSci1.hap2, whole genome shotgun sequence genome harbors these coding sequences:
- the LOC136653049 gene encoding olfactory receptor 14A16-like — MPNQSTETIFILLGFSDVRELQILHFMAFLLIYLATIMGNLLIILLVALNRQLHTPMYFFLMNLSIADIGNISVNIPKAMSNSLMNTRLISYPECVSQVFFLIFFAVTDLFLLTVMAYDRYVAICNPLQYNTVMNMGVCIQMAASAWATGFFNAMLHSAGTFSMTFCSNAINQFFCEIPQLLRLSCNDSYMAEMGVNAFAACEAFGCFVFIIYSYVQIFNNVLRISSVKGRKKALSTCLPHLIVVSLFICTGTLAYVCPTHNAPKDLVMLIAVLYSMLPPMMNPVIYSMRNQDMRSALSKLLGSKLYLKHRI, encoded by the coding sequence ATGCCCAACCAAAGCACTGAAACTATTTTCATTCTTCTGGGATTCTCTGATGTTCGGGAGCTGCAGATCTTGCACTTCATGGCGTTCCTTCTGATTTATCTGGCAACCATCATGGGAAATCTTCTCATAATCCTGCTTGTAGCCCTCAATCGCCAACTTCACACTCCTATGTATTTTTTCTTGATGAATCTATCTATTGCAGACATTGGCAACATCTCGGTCAACATCCCCAAAGCCATGAGCAATTCCCTCATGAATACCAGACTcatctcctatccagaatgcgtCTCCCAAGTCTTCTTTCTCATTTTCTTTGCAGTGACTGATCTTTTCCTCCTCACAGTCATGGCTTATGATCGGTACGTTGCCATATGCAATCCACTCCAATATAACACAGTGATGAACATGGGAGTCTGCATCCAAATGGCAGCCAGCGCATGGGCTACTGGTTTCTTCAATGCTATGTTGCATTCTGCGGGCACCTTTTCAATGACCTTCTGCTCCAATGCGATTAACCAGTTTTTCTGTGAAATACCACAACTGCTCAGACTCTCTTGCAATGACAGCTATATGGCAGAAATGGGAGTCAATGCATTTGCTGCATGTGAAGCTTTTGGTTGCTTTGTCTTTATCATCTACTCTTATGTACAGATCTTCAACAATGTGCTGAGGATCTCTTCtgtgaagggaagaaagaaagctCTGTCTACTTGCTTGCCCCACCTCATTGTTGTCTCCTTGTTCATCTGCACAGGAACTCTTGCATATGTGTGCCCAACCCACAATGCCCCCAAAGACCTGGTTATGCTGATTGCCGTTCTATATTCCATGTTGCCCCCCATGATGAATCcagtgatctacagcatgagaaaccAAGATATGAGATCTGCACTATCCAAACTTCTGGGATCAAAATTATATCTCAAACATCGTATATAA
- the LOC136653048 gene encoding olfactory receptor 14A16-like, translating to MPNQTTETLFLLLGFSDIRELQILHFMVFLLTYLATIMGNLLIIILVAVSRQLHTPMYFFLVNLSIADIGNISVNIPKAMSNSLMNTRLISYPECVSQVFFLMFFAVTDLFLLTVMAYDRYVAVCSPLRYEMVVNMGACIQMAASAWASGLFCAILHTGGTFSMTFCSNAINQFFCEIPQLLRLSCNDRYMAELGVIVFIACVAFGCFVFIIYSYVQIFSNVLRIPSVQGRKKALSTCLPHLIVVSLFICTGTLAYLCPTRNAPKDLVMLIAVLYSMLPPMMNPMIYSMRNQEIRSALFKLLKSRL from the coding sequence ATGCCCAACCAAACCACTGAAACTCTTTTCCTTCTTCTGGGATTCTCTGACATTCGGGAGTTGCAGATTTTACACTTCATGGTCTTCCTTTTGACTTACCTGGCAACCATCATGGGAAATCTTCTCATAATCATTCTTGTGGCTGTCAGCCGCCAACTCCACACTCCTATGTATTTTTTCTTGGTGAATCTATCCATTGCAGACATTGGCAACATCTCGGTCAACATCCCCAAAGCCATGAGCAATTCCCTCATGAATACCAGACTcatctcctatccagaatgtgTCTCCCAAGTCTTCTTTCTCATGTTCTTTGCAGTGACTGATCTTTTCCTCCTCACAGTCATGGCTTATGATCGGTATGTTGCCGTATGCAGTCCATTACGGTATGAGATGGTGGTGAACATGGGAGCCTGCATCCAAATGGCAGCCAGTGCATGGGCTTCTGGACTTTTCTGTGCCATCCTGCACACTGGGGGCACCTTTTCAATGACCTTCTGCTCCAATGCGATTAACCAGTTTTTCTGTGAAATACCACAATTGCTCAGACTCTCTTGCAATGACAGATATATGGCAGAACTTGGAGTCATTGTATTTATTGCATGTGTAGCCTTTGGTTGCTTTGTCTTTATCATCTACTCTTATGTTCAGATCTTCAGCAATGTACTGAGAATTCCTTCTGTGCAGGGAAGGAAGAAAGCTCTGTCTACCTGCTTGCCCCACCTCATTGTTGTCTCCTTGTTCATCTGCACAGGAACTCTTGCCTACTTGTGCCCGACCCGCAATGCCCCCAAAGATCTGGTTATGCTGATTGCTGTACTATATTCCATGTTGCCTCCCATGATGAATCCAatgatctacagcatgagaaaccAGGAGATTAGATCTGCACTGTTCAAACTTTTGAAATCAAGATTATGA
- the LOC136653046 gene encoding olfactory receptor 14A16-like yields MFLSNDSKMDNKTHISEFMLLDFSEILELPVLYFLLFLVLYLLAISGNLLIISAVALDHHLHTPMYFFLMNLAMFDLASISVIIPKSMANFLMNTRRISYSGCMAQILFFVFFVGSDFFLLTVMAYDRYAAICNPLQYEIVMNRQACLQMVASVWIIGLFYGVIHASGTFAGPFCFNNVNQFYCDIPNLLKLLCSDWYLVELGVLISSISIVFGCFIFVIVTYVQIFSAVLRIPSVQGRQKAFSTCLPHLGVFSTFVFGGCIAYLRPTSNTPSALDVAFTVIYSTAPPILNPVIYSMRNKDIKVALSKILGLKNNSKNAFSTLLQ; encoded by the coding sequence ATGTTTCTAAGTAATGATTCCAAGATGGATAATAAGACCCACATATCTGAGTTTATGCTTCTGGATTTTTCTGAGATTCTGGAACTGCCAGTTCTGTACTTCCTTCTGTTCCTGGTTTTGTACCTCCTGGCTATATcagggaaccttctcatcatctctgCAGTAGCTTTGGACCACCatctgcacacccccatgtactttttcctgaTGAACCTGGCCATGTTTGACCTGGCTTCCATTTCAGTCATTATCCccaaatccatggccaatttCCTCATGAATACCAGGCGCATCTCTTATTCTGGCTGCATGGCCCAGATTCTCTTTTTTGTGTTCTTTGTAGGTTCTGACTTTTTCCTGCTCACAGTGATGGCCTATGATCGGTATGCTGCCATTTGCAATCCATTGCAGTATGAGATAGTGATGAACAGGCAAGCCTGCCTTCAAATGGTTGCCAGTGTATGGATAATTGGTCTTTTCTATGGTGTGATACATGCGAGTGGTACCTTTGCAGGTCCCTTTTGCTTTAATAATGTGAATCAGTTCTACTGTGACATCCCAAACCTACTGAAGCTCTTATGCTCAGACTGGTATCTAGTTGAATTGGGAGTTCTTATATCCAGTATAAGTATAGTCTTTGGGTGCTTTATCTTTGTCATTGTAACTTATGTGCAGATCTTCAGTGCAGTGCTGAGAATCCCCTCTGTCCAGGGAAGGCaaaaggccttctccacttgccTTCCACACCTTGGAGTCTTCTCCACATTTGTATTCGGTGGATGCATTGCCTACTTGAGACCCACCTCTAATACCCCATCTGCTCTGGATGTTGCATTTACTGTAATATATTCCACAGCTCCACCCATCCTGAATCCAGTcatctacagcatgagaaacaaggaCATCAAGGTTGCTCTATCAAAAATCTTAGGGTTAAAGAACAATTCCAAGAATGCTTTCTCTACTCTTCTACAGTAG
- the LOC136653047 gene encoding olfactory receptor 14C36-like, producing MYNLSLKLDFLLLEFSEVQELQILHFIVFLALYLITITGNLLIIAAVAFDHHLHTPMYFFLMNLALMNVGTISVTMPKSMANSIMNSRSISYLGCVAQVFFYLFFAVSDFVLLTIMAHDRYVAICNPLRYETIMNRKACIQMAVSAWITGLLYAVIHTSSIFSIPFCSNVISQFFCELPVLLKITCSELYLVEVMLLDLALSLSAGCFIFLVITYVHIFITVLRNPSVQAKQKAFSTCLPHLIVVSVFVFTGSFAYMRLPTSASSTWDLVFTTLYAIIPSLMNPVIYSLRNKQLQVALWKLLHVWCSLKSTP from the coding sequence ATGTACAATCTCAGCTTGAAGCTTGATTTTTTGCTACTTGAATTCTCAGAGGTCCAAGAACTACAGATCTTGCATTTCATTGTATTTCTAGCATTGTATCTGATAACTATAACTGGGAATTTACTCATCATTGCTGCGGTAGCTTTTGACCATCACCTGCACactcccatgtatttcttcctgatGAACTTAGCCCTGATGAACGTGGGCACCATTTCTGTCACAATGCCCAAATCCATGGCAAATTCCATAATGAACAGCAGGTCCATCTCTTATTTGGGGTGTGTGGCTCAAGTCTTCTTCTATTTGTTCTTTGCAGTATCTGACTTTGTTCTCCTCACAATAATGGCACATGATAGGTATGTTGCCATCTGCAATCCACTTCGGTACGAGACCATTATGAACAGAAAAGCCTGCATTCAGATGGCTGTCAGTGCCTGGATCACTGGTCTTCTGTATGCTGTGATACACACAAGTAGCATATTTTCCATCCCTTTCTGTTCTAATGTCATCAGTCAATTCTTTTGTGAACTGCCTGTGTTACTAAAGATCACCTGCTCAGAACTGTATCTAGTTGAAGTTATGCTTCTTGATCTTGCCTTAAGCCTCTCGGCAGGTTGCTTCATTTTCCTTGTCATAACCTACGTGCACATCTTTATTACAGTGCTGAGAAACCCTTCGGTGCAGGCAAAGCAaaaagccttctccacttgccTGCCCCACCTCATTGTTGTCTCTGTGTTTGTGTTCACTGGAAGCTTTGCCTATATGAGACTTCCCACTAGTGCTTCATCCACCTGggatctggtcttcaccactttgtATGCTATAATTCCTTCTCTGATGAATCCAGTAATATATAGCTTGAGAAATAAGCAGCTCCAGGTGGCCCTGTGGAAGCTGTTGCATGTTTGGTGCTCTTTGAAGAGCACCCCTTGA